In one Nicotiana sylvestris chromosome 8, ASM39365v2, whole genome shotgun sequence genomic region, the following are encoded:
- the LOC104239474 gene encoding transcription factor MYB3-like yields the protein MGRKPCCVKEGLRKGPWSSKEDQLLTNYIKENGEGQWRSLPKNAGLLRCGKSCRLRWMNYLRPGIKRGNFSQDEEDLIVRLHSLLGNRWSLIAGRLPGRTDNEIKNYWNTHLIKKLKNAGIEPKPHKNFSKCSKKESRKGPQQGKSRKIQGKKSNNKNNKGQIVQVEKTKVFFPKPIRISCGISRNNSFENVTLSTTCSSNSNSGEANLENKENEVKLEEVSFFPRDLDFGKLLEGDAIYDEFLMEESCHISNKCSLPMNESMLEKVYEEYLLLLSENCYLQDDHQNEQNFPVNVSDQ from the exons ATGGGAAGAAAACCATGTTGTGTAAAAGAGGGATTGAGAAAAGGTCCATGGTCTTCTAAAGAAGATCAATTACTTACTAATTATATCAAGGAAAATGGTGAAGGACAATGGAGATCTTTGCCTAAGAATGCTG GGTTGCTTAGGTGTGGAAAAAGTTGTAGACTAAGATGGATGAACTATTTAAGACCAGGGATTAAAAGAGGAAACTTCAGTCAAGATGAAGAAGATCTTATAGTGAGACTACATTCTCTTTTGGGTAATCGTTGGTCACTAATTGCTGGAAGATTACCAGGTCGTACAGACAATGAAATCAAGAATTATTGGAACACACATTTAATCAAGAAGCTCAAAAATGCTGGAATTGAACCAAAACCCCACAAAAATTTCTCCAAATGTTCCAAAAAGGAATCAAGAAAAGGACCCCAACAAGGGAAATCAAGAAAAATACAAGGCAAAAAGagcaacaacaaaaacaataaGGGTCAAATTGTACAAGTTGAGAAGACCAAAGTATTTTTCCCAAAACCCATCAGGATTTCTTGTGGAATTTCAAGGAACAATAGTTTTGAAAATGTTACATTGAGTACTACTTGTTCCTCAAATAGTAATTCTGGAGAAGCTAATCTTGAAAACAAGGAAAATGAGGTGAAATTAGAAGAAGTTTCATTCTTTCCAAGGGACTTAGATTTTGGTAAATTACTTGAAGGGGATGCAATTTATGATGAATTTCTAATGGAAGAAAGTTGCCACATTTCAAACAAATGTTCATTGCCAATGAATGAGAGCATGTTGGAGAAAGTATATGAAGAATATCTTTTACTTCTTTCTGAAAATTGTTACCTTCAAGATGATCATCAAAATGAGCAAAATTTCCCTGTAAATGTTTCTGATCAGTGA